From the genome of Virgibacillus proomii:
TTTCTCTAAAACATTATTTAAATCAACTTGAAGATATTCATCACCCGCATAGTTCCTATCATGTGAATATTCCTCAAAGAATACAGAACAAGTTGTATGTGGTGAAGAAACGACACATAAGCCGTTTTTCACTTTACTTTTCTTAACAATTTCCCTAATTTGATCTGTAATCTCATGGTATGAAACTCTATTTCCTACTGAAGTTATGATTAACGTATCGTTATAAACAATCATTTATGTTCCTCCTATATATCATTGAAATATCTTCCAAATGTTCTTATTCTCTTTCAAATATTTAATTATAAATGGTTGGCTA
Proteins encoded in this window:
- a CDS encoding YjbQ family protein, translated to MIVYNDTLIITSVGNRVSYHEITDQIREIVKKSKVKNGLCVVSSPHTTCSVFFEEYSHDRNYAGDEYLQVDLNNVLEK